The DNA window TTCGAGGAGCCGGGCTGTCTCGGCCTCGATCGGTGAATCGACGATCGCGCGTAGGTATGCGAGCTCCATTGCACCGGCGCGCGAGAGGTGTTCGCGAAAGAACGTGCTGTCGACGAACTTCGCGTACCCCTCGCAAACCGACTCGACCGCAGCGGAGGTTACCGTCGCCGACGGATCATCGGACCACAATACGAACCCGAGCGCCTGGGCGAGGACAGGGTAGCCGCCGGTGATCCGAAATGCGGTTTCCGCAGCATCGTCGTGCCATTTTCCTTTGCAGCGCAACAGTTGTCCCGTGTCGGCGTCAGACAGGGCGTCGAGGGTATGAAACTCGAACAGACGGTGTGCCCGGACCTGGGACTCCACAGACAGTGCGTCCGACCTCGGCAGCCCTGCCCCGACGAGGGTGATGGGCAGTTCGCGGAGGTAGGTTCGGTGCAATCCGTCGACGAGAGCGCCGAATCGACCGTCCGAGAAGCGTTGGAGTTCGTCGACGACGAAGACGATTCCGGTGCAGTGTGCCCTCGCTGCGTCACCGATTGCGAGAAGTATCGCAGTCACGTCTGCGGAAAGGTGACCGGTATCGGCGCTCCCCTTCGTAGATTCCTGCCTTTCCGCGGTGAGTGGATTGTCGGTTCCCAGGACCGAGGCGAACGATCCGAGCACCCCCGACGCCGACGTCGCCTCTGGCTTCCACCGCCCTCGCGGGGATACGGCGAGCAGCGCGCTTCGATACTCGAACGACAGCTGGCGTCTGAACCCGTGGTCGCGCAGCAGCGCGGTTTTCCCGGTTCCGCGCAGACCTGTCACGATGTGAGATTGCTGTGCGAGCCCGCGCTCGAGACCCGCGAGAAGCGAGGTGAAAGCCGTTCGGAAGCCCTCGCGCCCGCCCAGCTGCCGCGGCGGCGCTCCCGTGTCGGGGTGTGTAGGGGTTCTCCATAGGAAGAGTTATATGGCGCGTCGGCAGGTAAGTAAATCGGTGCAGAAGACGCTGTGACATGCGTGAAAAAGCACCCTCGATTTAGCTGCGTCGCGCAGTAATTGCATAGCACAACGATATGGTCTACCCTCGGCAACTCCGAACGACGAGAGGAGTGCGTTGATGGCCAGAGTCCGAGCCGCGGACGGCGTCGTCGAGTTGCTACCGGAATGGGGGCACTTCGTCGCACAGTTGAACGCACTCGTCGCCGATCGTGTGGGAGTCTCGGTTCGAGACCTGGACGCACTGCATACGCTCGATCGACACGGCCCAGCAACCGCGAAGGTACTGGGCGAGCGGGTCGGTCTGACGTCGGGGTCGTCCACCCGCATGATCGACCGTATGGAACAGGCCGGGCTTGTGGAGAGAGTTCGCGATGAACAGGACCGTCGACGGGTCTTGATCGCCGCCACATCGCAAGGCCTACAGAGAGTGGGCGAGTACTACGTCGAACTCACCAGTGCCACCCGACGAGACTTGTCGGACTTCACAACGACCGAACTCGACACGATCCGGAAATTCCTACGCCGTTCCACTGCCAGCACGTCAGCCGAGCTGACCAGACTCAGATCCATTGAGGCACAATGACGCCAAGCCTTCCCGGAGTTCTTCACGCGTGCTTCTCGATCGAATTGGGGAAGTTTGCCTGGTGGGGTACCGAGAGCCCCGCCCGTGACGCGCTGACACTCGGTCTGCCTGTCGGTGAGAGCGCATCACTGCTGATGGCGCTTCCCGATGACACCCGCAGATCGATGAATACGACGTCGGTACCGGTGGCGCTCGTCGATCCCGACGAGGCGCTGTCCTCGCTTGCGCGGTGGGAATCGGACGAATGTGTCGGCGAGTCGATTCGGGTCTGGTCTCGAATCTCGGCAGCGGCCGAGCGTGGCGAGGACGCGGCGACACTCAGCGCGGAACTGCCGACGGCAGGACATGCCGCTGTCGGACTCGACGAGACGTCCATCTGGTCAGCAGCCTCGACCGTCGACGCCGCGCTACGTCGACGATCCGAGTCCCGTGCCGCACTGCGCGCCGAACTTCGGCCCTACCAACGCGCGGGTGTTGCATGGATGGACGCCGCATCGGTGCGCGGGGGCGGAATTCTCGCCGACGAGATGGGGCTCGGAAAGACGGTGCAAGCGATTGCCCTCTTTACTCTTCGTGCTGGTGCACCACACCTGGTGGTGTGCCCGACGTCGTTGGTGAGCAACTGGATACGAGAAATGGAAAAGTTTGCACCCGACCTGGAGGTGATCGTTCATCACGGAACTGGACGTGCTCCGGATCTGGCGGGTACGGCTCCCGGGGCAGTCGTCGTTACCAGCTACCCGACGCTGCGAAACGATGCTGAAATCCTCACCCGAACAGACTGGGACACAGTTGTTCTCGACGAGGCCCAGCAGATCAAGAATTCCGAGACGGGGCAATCGCGGGTCGCCAGACGGTTGACCGCACAGTTGCGAATAGCGATGACCGGGACCCCGGTGGAGAACAGGCTCGACGAGTTGTGGTCGTTGATGGCCTTTGCCGTCCCGAGCGTCCTCGGTACCCGCAGCCGGTTCCGGGCAAGGTTCGTCACGGCCATCGAGCAGAAACGATCCGAGGCTGCGGCGGGGCGACTGCGCGAACTCGTCGGGCCACATATTCTTCGGCGTCGAAAGGCGGACGTCGCCCCGGAACTGCCTCCGAAGGTGGA is part of the Rhodococcus sovatensis genome and encodes:
- a CDS encoding ATP-binding protein, coding for MTGLRGTGKTALLRDHGFRRQLSFEYRSALLAVSPRGRWKPEATSASGVLGSFASVLGTDNPLTAERQESTKGSADTGHLSADVTAILLAIGDAARAHCTGIVFVVDELQRFSDGRFGALVDGLHRTYLRELPITLVGAGLPRSDALSVESQVRAHRLFEFHTLDALSDADTGQLLRCKGKWHDDAAETAFRITGGYPVLAQALGFVLWSDDPSATVTSAAVESVCEGYAKFVDSTFFREHLSRAGAMELAYLRAIVDSPIEAETARLLERTTAQCASTRAGLVERGLIYLPGDGTTAFTTPHFEDFLRRAMPILTAPAHKHRRRRYEP
- a CDS encoding MarR family winged helix-turn-helix transcriptional regulator produces the protein MARVRAADGVVELLPEWGHFVAQLNALVADRVGVSVRDLDALHTLDRHGPATAKVLGERVGLTSGSSTRMIDRMEQAGLVERVRDEQDRRRVLIAATSQGLQRVGEYYVELTSATRRDLSDFTTTELDTIRKFLRRSTASTSAELTRLRSIEAQ
- a CDS encoding DEAD/DEAH box helicase → MTPSLPGVLHACFSIELGKFAWWGTESPARDALTLGLPVGESASLLMALPDDTRRSMNTTSVPVALVDPDEALSSLARWESDECVGESIRVWSRISAAAERGEDAATLSAELPTAGHAAVGLDETSIWSAASTVDAALRRRSESRAALRAELRPYQRAGVAWMDAASVRGGGILADEMGLGKTVQAIALFTLRAGAPHLVVCPTSLVSNWIREMEKFAPDLEVIVHHGTGRAPDLAGTAPGAVVVTSYPTLRNDAEILTRTDWDTVVLDEAQQIKNSETGQSRVARRLTAQLRIAMTGTPVENRLDELWSLMAFAVPSVLGTRSRFRARFVTAIEQKRSEAAAGRLRELVGPHILRRRKADVAPELPPKVENSVICSLTREQERLYRVQLDSSLRDGFGTGIGRRGRVLTLLTRLKQICNHPELVEKSGEALGGRSGKLDRLTEMLAEITDDQQAALVFTQYRQTGAMLAEHLADEITGCTVPFLHGGLSTDARDSMVDAFQSGVGPPILILSLRAAGFGLNLTRASHVVHYDRWWNPAVENQASDRAHRIGQSRTVTVHTLLTEHTLEQSIDDMHSHKSNLADIATSTKTLGIGGDLAKLSDSQLRELLDIGGNR